In the Arachis hypogaea cultivar Tifrunner chromosome 20, arahy.Tifrunner.gnm2.J5K5, whole genome shotgun sequence genome, CTTTGCCTTCACTCCGCTGCTGCCTAGTGTAACGTGCGGAACCGTCGAAGCTCGAAGCATTGTTGAACCCGTTCGCAATATTGCTAAGAAGGTAAGAAATGCATCATATTGAATATTTCATTGgcatgaatttattattttagtaattagttaaccattaatgtttaaaaatatgagATATAATATATGgttgattttataaattaaaagaattatatttttaaaaaattgaattgatcactaaataattattaaaaaataataatttttgataattttCTATCATTTCtcacatataaatataaattttgactTATAATGTATAtgtatttttaactattaaaattaacttCAACGAAAAAATAAAGTCATGGAAGTGCATTTTGACTTTTCATTTTCTgcgagataaatattaaaaaacaaataagATGAAGATCGGCGCCTCGGCGGTctcattatttctttaatttcaaaataattatttatttggacAAAATAATGTCACATGAGTTAATTACCTCAAGTTCAATTTAAATTTGGACAAAAAGTTGATAATGACAGAGAACTAggtaaaaataacaaattttctGGCACATAAACAGATTTTAGTAATTTGTATGTTTACATTATCTTCACTGTTGTGACTTGTGAGCATAAAAAACCATGTAGTTCTCTTCATGCAGTAATTTGTTAATCTCAAATGAGCTGGCAAGAATGTAACATATCATAAAATGTTATCATTGTGAGATACAAATGGCGGTGCTAGTGAAGTAAATTTACACAACTTTTTCCCTGGACAATTGCTATAATTAGGATTTTTCTTCGTTTTCCTCTGAGCAGAAGGAAGTGGACGTTCTATTCAGTGAAGCAGAGTGTGTCAAGATTGATgctgaaaacagaaaaatatattGTCGATCTAATATGAACAATAATTTGAATGGGAAAGAAGAATTTGTCGTGGACTATGACTATCTAATCATAGCCGTGGGAGCAAATGTCAACACATTTAATACTCCAGGAGTTGTGGAGAATTGCCATTTCTTGAAGGTAACTTCATACTTTATGTTCACCCTTATAGCATGAACCCCAGTGAGCAGAACTTAAGAAATATGCTTGTCTACatgctttttttatttatttatttctcatgGACATGCGTGTTATGCAGGAGGTTGAAGATGCTCAGAAGATTAGAAGAACTGTTATTGACTGCTTTGAGAGGGCAAATTTACCCAATTtaagtgaagaagagaagaagcgaATTCTTCATTTTGCTATTGTTGGAGGTGGCCCAACTGGGGTAGAGTTTGCCGCCTCACTTCATGACTTTGTCAATGAGGATATGATCAGATTGTATCCGGGAATTAAAGATTTGGTTAAAATTACTCTTCTGGAGGCAGGGGATCATATATTGAGCATGTAAGGATGTGAAACTCTAACAACACTTTTTTGCTCCTGTTATTATGATGTACTACAAACAATTCAAGAAAGTTGGTGGTGAATTAAATGCTGAAACAATTAACATTTGATTTGAATCTTATGTCATATTGTCTTCATCACTTGCTCTTTATGCAGGTTTGACAAAAGAATCACTGCTTTTGCTGAAGACAAGTTTCAAAGAGATGGAATCGATGTGAAAACAGGGTCCATGGTTGTGAAGGTAACTGATAAGGAGATTTCCACTAAAGAACTGAAAAATGGAGGAGAAATTAAGACAATTCCATATGGAATGGCTGTCTGGTCAACTGGCATTGGCACTCGTCCATTTATTAAAGATTTCATGGCACAAATTGGTCAGGTATGTCATTGAGAAATTTGACATTATATTTGTGCTGGTTCATGCTTCCATTTATGTTTATTTGATATTTAGTATCATTCGGCAGAGAACAATTTCATTGCATGAATTTATTATTGGTTGTTGACTCTTCTAAATAGGCTAGCAGGCGTGCTTTAGCTACTGATGAATGGTTGAGAGTTGAGGGTTGCAACAATGTGTATGCACTCGGTGATTGTGCTACCATCAACCAGCGGAAAGTCATGGTATACCAATACAATTTCTTCATCACATATTTAACCAGCTTGTTTCTTAGTGTTCACAGAAACACACACTTAAGCATGTGCATTCTTACCAATAATCTTGCATCAATAATGTAATGTGACGTGTAACTTCTATTTTTGCATTTtctatgttcttttttttttattctagacatatatataattttgttgaTGCTGAGAGTTCATTTTCTTAATTCTGTCGCAAAAGTTCTCTCTCACATCTTTAAACAGAgtcatttactttttctattgttAATTATGCCTTTTGAAGCTTACTGAGTTTCAGTATAGATAAGATGCATTAACTGACAATCTAGCGCTTAGTAGTTGACCCTTGACAGCTATTTCTTTCAATTGAATGTTGTGATTCTTCATTGTTAACTCTGAAATGGGTTTTGGGATTGTAGGAAGATATTGCTGCGATCtttaagaaggctgacaaaaacAATTCAGGAACACTAACGGTGAAAGAATTTCAAGAGGCCATGAATGACATTTGCGAAAGATACCCTCAGCTGGAGTTGTATCTCAAGAATAACCAAATGCGCGGCATCGCTGATCTGTTGAAGGAAGCCAAAGGAGACGTTAAGAAAGAATCAATTGAACTCAATATCGAGGAACTCAAAACAGCACTCTCCAAAGTGGATTCCCAGATGAAATTTCTTCCGGCTACAGCTCAGGTTGCATCTCAGCAAGGCACTTACCTAGCCAAGTGTTTCAACCGGATGGAAGAGTGTGAAAAGAATCcagagggtcctctcaggttcaggggAGAAGGTCGCCATCGCTTCAAACCCTTTAGGTACAAGCATTTGGGTCAATTCGCTCCATTGGGAGGAGAACAGACAGCTGCTCAGCTTCCTGGGGATTGGGTTTCAATTGGCCACAGCAGTCAATGGCTATGGTATTCTGTCTATGCAAGGTATCGCGTTACATACAACGACACATGATGAATTTTGATACTTTCGTATTACCATGTTAGAATTCTTAAATTATTCTGTTTGATCCTTTGAACAGCAAGCAAGTAAGCTGGCGCACAAGGGCCTTGGTAGTTACAGACTGGACAAGACGGTTTATCTTTGGAAGAGACTCAAGTCGCATATAGGAGGAGGGAATTCAAAGCAATATTAAAATTCTTTTGATTCAGGAAAAATTCTTGTTTCAGTTTCACCGATTCTTTTGAATAAGAGAGTAGTACACTAGCAGACTCGCGGCAGGGTTGTTACAGTCAAGGATgaattgcttttcatttttttttttcatcttagtTGATATTAGAGTTGCAGCATTATTTGGTCATTTTCCCATTTTTCCAAACTGGTCGGGGAAAAATCATTGAAACTATTCATATGAATACTTCATTAAATATCAAGGGAAGAGTTATTGTTATCGTTAGGGAAAAAATGTTATCGTTAGAGTAATAGCAAAGAGCAAAGATTTCGAGGGAAAGCCTTAGAAATTGGGCTTTGGCACAATTTGTTGGTAATGAAAACTATCTTATACTAGTGATGTTAACAAACAGAAGATAAATAATGATTCCTCGAGTCAAACCCTTAGTCACTTTAAccgaagtaagaaagaaagagaagaagaaaaataactttaaaattcTAAATACAAGGAAGTTGGTCATTAAAATCTGGTGAAAAGGCACGCGTGTAGGCCACCATGGCAGCACAAGTACAACTTAGGATCACACAAGTTATCATGAAGCACCAGCTTCGATAAACCTCCACCACTTCATTAAGTAGCGATTAAACCACTCCAATGAGAATTAAAGAGATAtgtcaaaattataaattaaaaaaaatcttacaatagatactaaaaaattaagtttttaatgcatttgttaaacaaaattaattttttttactgacAATAATCTTATTATATTAGCTAAACCCGATTAATAGAGGTGTAAATTAACACTTGATACAAAATTAGTATTTGTGGCATGTGTATGTGTGGACGAATTCAGAACCCTCCTAGATAATAGTGTAGTTTCTTAGATGCGGTCAGTTATATTATATATGCATGTGCAATAAATGTGGGGTTGCAAGGTGCAAGAGGACCCAAAAGAAAGATGGTTGCTGTGTTATCATTGTCAGgcatatgaatgcatgcatgtAATTAATGGATCACATTGGTTTATTGGATGAGTTATAGCCTACACCTGTTAAGATGAGAAGAATGATACATcttgtattttttgttttgttgtctTCTTTACATAGTTGACGCATGTCAATCGTCTTGATGAGTTATCAAAATTCAAGTTGCTTTATTACCGTTTTAAGGATGTGTATGTTTTATATAGAAATTTTGCTTTTATATCAGTTAAAATTTATCTTGCAAatatacaatattattatgcCAAAACATAAAAtacttgttttgatttttttttttttctgtccaTGGGTCTTTTGTTGTAGTAATCTTGAGGGCTTGTGGATTTTGAAcccataatttattatttaatatgataaaggtgatttatatttaatttttgtgacatcTGAGACTTTAGTTGTAACTAAATATATTTCTTCTTAATATGTCTTAACGATGGTTGAGTGATGTATTACATAATAGTTATGTCTTAATGTAATTAAGTTaccttaaatattaaaaaaagtttatttcatacaaattattataaatttttgagACTGTTAAATTGGTTAACTTAAATATGTACGGTtctaaaaaacaaataattttaaataaaaatatttgagacTCTTAAATAGAATTTAGATTTGTGACGAATTAATTATTGATCTATTCGTCCAAAAGATACTgtagaaaaaccaaaaaaaataaaaaaacattcgAGGAGtctgttaatttttttcttatataaattAACTCTTAAAAAAAGACAataatcaaagtaataaaaaagTTATTCGTGGGTTAACTTTGCATAGAATATAATGATGGGAGTTATGCaaaataaagatattattattgttaaattcaGATATAATGATGAGAGTagtgtaaaataaaatattattgttattaagtcaagatattattattattaattacagtaatataataaaaagttatacCTTTTAATCAGTATCTGAAATTGATTTATcagttttttcaaatttaaaagtattagtgagaaattttaaactaaaagttATAACACATCCTTAATTCAACGAGGAGCAAATATGGCAGCGAATCTAATAGCGAAAATGAAAACTGCGCAGAAAAAGTAGAGTGGATCCACCCTCTAGTAAGTCATCTTCGCATTCTGGAATTAGATATATTTTACTGTAACAGTATTAGTATATTCTATGTTCTCTTatgttctttttatctttttttttttgtttttttcctttatttatatctGTTTCGAATCTGATCTTTAGGTCTCCTGTCGGAGCAGTTATGACTAGATTACCCGGGTCTAGATTACCATTGTGGTCTAAACTGGTCTAGTAACCATAAATCCCTAaccaacattcaaattcaaacacttttttttatcttagccaacaagataagataagacaacAACCTCAAAGTATATAAAGGGACCCTCACGTACGTTACACATTTCTAACCCTCACCTATGCCTCtcaaatatattttgatttgagcattggagtgtctttgcagataCCACTCCCCGTCACTCTAGAAGTCCGATTATGTCACCACTAAAGGCCGGCAAGTCCCTAATCCTATTCTCAACCTGTACCAACGAAGTGTTGTACATTGGCACTGTCTGTGGAATTCGCCAAGTCTTGGCAGCGTGACAGAAGAATTCGAAGAGCGGTCCTCAAGCTATCACCATGAGCCTGACCTATCAAACCCAACGTACGAACCACAAAATGACGTTCGCGCCGCCAACCCGCGGGAGGATAACTAGCACCATACAAGTCCAACCAACCCCCAGTAGACAACAACCACGAGAAGACGACTGCCAATTCGGCGAGACCAAAGCAACCGACGGCTTGAGAGAAAAGGCGATTCAAATAATTCAAGAACTCTACCAATGGTTACAAACTTTAGAAGGCCGAGTGGCCGGAGCATGCAAGCCAAGTGACCTCTAGGAGCTTGTCGCGAAGGGAGAGATCACCCAACTGGCACGACGACAAACACCGTAATCACAGCGTTTTTCGAGAGCTCGAACGCTAGCATGACGACAACAAAAGAAGGCACCAAAGAGATTCTAAATGAAGAAAAATGAACATATGATAATGGGAGTCACCCCGTTCACCTAGagaaccctgaaagccaagctatAGAAAGGGTTCCACAAGCCGACCGACATGAAGTACGATGGGACGAAGGACCCACAAGAACACCTCACAACCTTCGAGACCAGGATGAACTTAGAAGGAGCTACCGACGCAGTTCAATGTCAGGCCTTTTCGATAACCCTAGTCGGCCCCGCAATTAAGTTGTTCAATGCCCTCCCGAACAGCTCGATAGCCAGTTTCAACGACGTCTCCAAAAAATTCATGGCACAATTCACCACTAggatcacaaaggcaaaccaccTGATGAGTCTGCTTGGAGTCAAGCAAAGACAAGACAAACCCACAAGAAAATACCTCAACAGGTTCAATGACGAGTGCTTGACGGTCGATGAGCTCACGAACTCCGTGGTCAATCTTTGCCTGACCAATGGGCTCATGAATGAAGACTTCTATAACCATCTCACCACCAAGTCGTGGCAGCCAATAAACGGTAGCACGGCAACACGGTACCTCGAGGTAACCCACCGCCCAAAGACAACCCGAAGGAGCACTTTAAATCCACTGCCCCCAACCGGCTGCCCAGGGTGGGAAGTTCACGAACTACAACCCCTACCAGCCCCAATCACGGAGATCTATCACCAGATAGTAGAGCGAGACATCCTTTTGAAAGCCCGACAATTCAAAGAACGGATGggctgatgcatgagcatcttttagTAGTTTTCTTAGTTAGTTATCTTAATGAAGTTAGTGATTTCTCTTTAATCTATTGTGTTTTAGTCAAGATACTTTGAGTGCTTTCCTTTCTATGTTTTGTAGAAAATTATTGAAGTTTATTGAAAATTTAGAGAGGAAGCAAACTCAGAGAAAAGGCAAAAACAAAGAGAGAAGCAAGCAGAGACATGGCGTGCCACTTTCTTACACTCCACCTACACGCCCAAGCAAGAAAGTACTCTTAGAGGTAACCAAGCTCAaaagcgtgccacgcccatgcacGCCTCCATCCCCTCACCAAGGCCGTGCCATGTAACACCCTACCCTTcaaaatcttatgcttaagtcataatttaaTGAGGGTTTGGTACTAGGactgaaggttgtagaaggcttagagaatggggtgttgaatctatgaccttctttttaGATACTGAATTAGCCTTTTCAAAACAAGCTTTCAATCTGAATCTGTTTGACTCAGCAgcaaaaaatttatgagacaatttatttttgtctcatgaatatcagaaaacagaacagagtagggaagagagaagctgacaccatcatgtatcttggttcagttgccttgtgcaatgcaacctacatccagtctccaccacaacagtggtggaattttcactatagttaaagtattacatacaccaattccacaagaTTGATACAATCCTTTTACTCTCaaattctaacctaacttgacatggttatgctaatacctaactattcactcttagtgctcacccaactaagaaaggggtacctcacaggtacaagatacaagatacagaatcaacctaaagaaatctgaaatcactctaggctTTTCACTAAAGTGTTTCTCTCTGCCTCTTTTTGCTCTTAGGCTTTTTCAATGACTCTCTCATTCAgccttttacctcaagaaattacagaaaaataaatattgaaaagaacattacaatctgtaaaaaatgaaggagattgatgcttcaacagcctctttgctatgtgataaaccatatttgcttgcctctgatttagttcctcattctggcggaatgctcctttgactaggaagcactgtccaagttgatgaacttTTTCAGAAAACTCTTCTAAGAACATGAACCTCAAaacactggttatctctccttggcttctgaatgatgaaaaatcttcttttgtatctccttgcatgttgctgagttgctctctcctaggtcaaccctcgagctgtgtgcttcacccattcaccatcTCACTTTTTTCCAGTTAATCCTCAAATTAGGAACTTTGGTTCTAACCTTCTTCCTTGACCGAAAGCATCATGACAGCAAGGaagaaaatattttcaatggtaaacccagatcttAGCCATTGACacactacttggtccccaagacacaCTATTGACCATAGATTCATAGCAGTGTTAAACAGAGATCATTTTTCCCATGTAATCCAATTTGGAGTGAcagagagttgaagatgaagagaagaaaatgagATGCATGTAGAAGGAAATAAATCACATTTAGCTTCTAACTTCTCTTGATACAGTTTGATGTGGGTGATTAGACTTCAATATTTTTACTAAACCTTCTCTTTCTTACTTCTTTGGTGAATAGCTTAGGAACTAAGCTCTCTCTCACTTCTCTTATTTCTGACCAAGAGGAAAAAAGGTGAATGTTGCTTTTGGTGAAAGCAAATTGGAGGGATTTGAATAAGAGATGCAATTGGGCTTGGATCGGTTATCATTCATGCAACCCGTTTGATATCTTTGACCCATCTGAGTTTATTTGCTTTGATTCTTTTGGGCTTCTTTTGTTTGTACAATCCATTGGCATTGGTTTTATTTTCATTCTATTGGGCTGCTGCAACAATGagttttggcctgcaacatttAATCAGaaataatcaacactaattaattaatttgtccaataaaataatgtttgtcatcattaattaatttagttaatttcttaattcAACAAAGACACAAGGCTGAGATATAAACACTTATGTATAAAAGAAGATATTAAACTAAAAGTTTGTAAAGGAATTTAAACCCTTTATAAAAGATAATTCGTAAATTGTTCAGGCTCGATAATGAGATCTTTTTAACAATATGTAATGGAGATTAATTTTTGCACATGTATAATtgtaattgattatttttttgtttctataaGTAAATAATAAACCATAAATTAAAgagactaataaaaaaatattctatcagTAAGTTACTTGAAGTCacctatgtaaaataaaataatttttttaaactattaattTTTCTCAttgttttaaaaattgttttctttaaatattttttattcctaCATTTTGCCTTTAATATATTGTAGTTGCAGGTTTGGGATCCGATCCATGTTGGTCGTG is a window encoding:
- the LOC112785033 gene encoding external alternative NAD(P)H-ubiquinone oxidoreductase B2, mitochondrial isoform X2, with protein sequence MTSFAFFQRLSKSFQDHPSHLKLILLCTTVTGGGLLAYSDAASSEVPVTEKKKVVVLGTGWAGTSFLKNLNNPRYEVQVVSPRNYFAFTPLLPSVTCGTVEARSIVEPVRNIAKKDFSSFSSEQKEVDVLFSEAECVKIDAENRKIYCRSNMNNNLNGKEEFVVDYDYLIIAVGANVNTFNTPGVVENCHFLKEVEDAQKIRRTVIDCFERANLPNLSEEEKKRILHFAIVGGGPTGVEFAASLHDFVNEDMIRLYPGIKDLVKITLLEAGDHILSMFDKRITAFAEDKFQRDGIDVKTGSMVVKVTDKEISTKELKNGGEIKTIPYGMAVWSTGIGTRPFIKDFMAQIGQEDIAAIFKKADKNNSGTLTVKEFQEAMNDICERYPQLELYLKNNQMRGIADLLKEAKGDVKKESIELNIEELKTALSKVDSQMKFLPATAQVASQQGTYLAKCFNRMEECEKNPEGPLRFRGEGRHRFKPFRYKHLGQFAPLGGEQTAAQLPGDWVSIGHSSQWLWYSVYASKQVSWRTRALVVTDWTRRFIFGRDSSRI
- the LOC112785033 gene encoding external alternative NAD(P)H-ubiquinone oxidoreductase B2, mitochondrial isoform X3, producing MTSFAFFQRLSKSFQDHPSHLKLILLCTTVTGGGLLAYSDAASSEVPVTEKKKVVVLGTGWAGTSFLKNLNNPRYEVQVVSPRNYFAFTPLLPSVTCGTVEARSIVEPVRNIAKKKEVDVLFSEAECVKIDAENRKIYCRSNMNNNLNGKEEFVVDYDYLIIAVGANVNTFNTPGVVENCHFLKEVEDAQKIRRTVIDCFERANLPNLSEEEKKRILHFAIVGGGPTGVEFAASLHDFVNEDMIRLYPGIKDLVKITLLEAGDHILSMFDKRITAFAEDKFQRDGIDVKTGSMVVKVTDKEISTKELKNGGEIKTIPYGMAVWSTGIGTRPFIKDFMAQIGQEDIAAIFKKADKNNSGTLTVKEFQEAMNDICERYPQLELYLKNNQMRGIADLLKEAKGDVKKESIELNIEELKTALSKVDSQMKFLPATAQVASQQGTYLAKCFNRMEECEKNPEGPLRFRGEGRHRFKPFRYKHLGQFAPLGGEQTAAQLPGDWVSIGHSSQWLWYSVYASKQVSWRTRALVVTDWTRRFIFGRDSSRI
- the LOC112785033 gene encoding external alternative NAD(P)H-ubiquinone oxidoreductase B2, mitochondrial isoform X4; protein product: MTSFAFFQRLSKSFQDHPSHLKLILLCTTVTGGGLLAYSDAASSEVPVTEKKKVVVLGTGWAGTSFLKNLNNPRYEVQVVSPRNYFAFTPLLPSVTCGTVEARSIVEPVRNIAKKDFSSFSSEQKEVDVLFSEAECVKIDAENRKIYCRSNMNNNLNGKEEFVVDYDYLIIAVGANVNTFNTPGVVENCHFLKEVEDAQKIRRTVIDCFERANLPNLSEEEKKRILHFAIVGGGPTGVEFAASLHDFVNEDMIRLYPGIKDLVKITLLEAGDHILSMFDKRITAFAEDKFQRDGIDVKTGSMVVKVTDKEISTKELKNGGEIKTIPYGMAVWSTGIGTRPFIKDFMAQIGQASRRALATDEWLRVEGCNNVYALGDCATINQRKVMEDIAAIFKKADKNNSGTLTVKEFQEAMNDICERYPQLELYLKNNQMRGIADLLKEAKGDVKKESIELNIEELKTALSKVDSQMKFLPATAQVASQQGTYLAKCFNRMEECEKNPEGPLRFRGEGRHRFKPFRYKHLGQFAPLGGEQTAAQLPGDWVSIGHSSQWLWYSVYASKQVSWRTRALVVTDWTRRFIFGRDSSRI
- the LOC112785033 gene encoding external alternative NAD(P)H-ubiquinone oxidoreductase B2, mitochondrial isoform X1 gives rise to the protein MTSFAFFQRLSKSFQDHPSHLKLILLCTTVTGGGLLAYSDAASSEVPVTEKKKVVVLGTGWAGTSFLKNLNNPRYEVQVVSPRNYFAFTPLLPSVTCGTVEARSIVEPVRNIAKKKEVDVLFSEAECVKIDAENRKIYCRSNMNNNLNGKEEFVVDYDYLIIAVGANVNTFNTPGVVENCHFLKEVEDAQKIRRTVIDCFERANLPNLSEEEKKRILHFAIVGGGPTGVEFAASLHDFVNEDMIRLYPGIKDLVKITLLEAGDHILSMFDKRITAFAEDKFQRDGIDVKTGSMVVKVTDKEISTKELKNGGEIKTIPYGMAVWSTGIGTRPFIKDFMAQIGQASRRALATDEWLRVEGCNNVYALGDCATINQRKVMEDIAAIFKKADKNNSGTLTVKEFQEAMNDICERYPQLELYLKNNQMRGIADLLKEAKGDVKKESIELNIEELKTALSKVDSQMKFLPATAQVASQQGTYLAKCFNRMEECEKNPEGPLRFRGEGRHRFKPFRYKHLGQFAPLGGEQTAAQLPGDWVSIGHSSQWLWYSVYASKQVSWRTRALVVTDWTRRFIFGRDSSRI